In the genome of Achromobacter sp. MFA1 R4, the window CACCGTGCGGATGAAGCTGAACGCCGATTCCAACAAGGCCATGACCGAGGTGATGGCCAAGGTCAACGAAGTCAAGTACCGGCTGCCGCAGGATGTCTACGACCCCGTCCTGGTCAAGTCCGCTGGCGAGGCGACCGCCGTCGCCTACGTGGGCTTTTCCAGCACCGACCTGTCGCTGGCCGCGCTGACCGATTACCTGTCGCGCGTGGTGCAGCCGCAGTTGTCGTCCATCGACGGCGTGGCCAGCGTCGAGCTGTACGGCGGCCAGAAGCTGGCAATGCGCGTATGGCTGGACCCCAACCGCATGGCGGCGCGCGGCATCTCCGCCGGGGAACTGGCCGAGGCGCTGCGCGAGAACAACGTGCAGGCGGCGCCGGGCCAGGCCAAGGGCCTGTACGTGGTGTCCAACATCCAGGTCAACACCGACCTGGTCAGTGTGGCCGAATTCCGCGACATGGTGGTCAAGCGCGAAGGCGACGCCATCGTCCGGCTGGGCGACGTGGCCACCGTGGAACTGGGCGCCGCCTCCACCGATTCCAGCGGTCTCATGGACGGCGAGCCCGCCGTGTATTTCGGCCTGAACGCCACGCCGGTCGGCAATCCGCTGGTCATCGTGAAGCGCCTGAACGAACTGCTGCCCAATATCAAGCAAAACCTGCCGCCGGGCACCAGCGTGCAGGTGCCGTTCGAGCTGGCGCGCTTCATCAGCGCGTCCATCGACGGGGTGACGCAAACGCTGCTCGAAGCCATCGTCATCGTGGTGGCGGTGATCTTCCTGTGCCTGGGATCCTTGCGCGCCGTGCTGATCCCGGTGGTGACCATCCCGCTGTCCATGCTGGGCGGCGCGGCCATCATGGCGCTCTTTGGCTTCAGCGTGAACCTGCTGACCCTGCTTGCCATGGTGCTGGCGATCGGGCTGGTGGTGGATGACGCCATCGTCGTGGTCGAGAACGTGCACCGCCACATCGAGGAGGGCAAGTCGCCCGTGCGCGCCGCGCTCATCGGCGCCCGCGAAGTGGCGGGCCCGGTGATCGCCATGACCATCACGCTCGCGGCGGTCTACGCCCCGATCGGGCTGATGGGCGGGCTGACCGGCTCGCTCTTCAAGGAGTTCGCGTTCACGCTGGCGGGGGCGGTGGTCGTGTCCGGCGTGATCGCGCTGACGCTGTCGCCGGTGATGAGCTCGTTCCTCCTGAACGGCCGGGTCGCCGACGGTTGGATGGCCCGCAAGGCGGAACACTTCTTCGGACGCCTGGGTGACGCCTACGGGCGCGTGCTGGACGTGTCGCTGCATCATCGCTGGGTCACCGGCGTGCTGGCGGTGGCGGTGCTGGCCAGCCTGCCATTCCTGTACAACGCCGCGCAGCAGGAACTGGCGCCGGTCGAGGACCAGTCCACGGTCCTTACCGCCATCAAGTCGCCGCAGCAGGCCAACATCGACTATGTCGAAAAATTCGGCAGGAAGTGGGACGACGTCATGAAGACGCTGCCCGAGCAAAAGGGGCGCTGGCTGATCAACGGCTCCGACGGCGTCTCCAACAGCATCGGCGGCGTGGACTTCGTGGACTGGCAGGACCGCACGCGCTCGGCCGACGAGATCCAGGCCGACATGCAATCCATGGCGAACCAGATCGAGGGCAGCAACATCTTCGCCTTCCAGTTGCCGTCGCTGCCGGGGTCCACCGGCGGGCTGCCGGTGCAGATGGTGCTGATGAGCGCCTCCGACTACGCCGTGGTCTACGAGGCCATGGAAGGCCTGAAGCGGGCCGCGCGCGAAAGCGGCCTGTTCATGGTGGTGGACAGCGACCTGGACTACAACAACCCCGTCGTGCAGTTGAAAGTGGACCGCGCCAAGGCCAACAGCCTGGGCGTCACCATGAAGGCCATCGGCGACACGCTGGCGGTGCTGGTGGGCGAGAACTACGTCAACCGCTTCGGCATGGACGGACGTTCCTATGACGTCATTCCGCAAAGTTCCCCCGAGCAGCGCATCTCGCCGCAGGCGCTGGCGCAGTACCACGTCAAGAGCGCCACGGGCGCGCAGGTGCCGCTGTCCAACCTGGTGTCGGTCTCGATGGGCGTGGAGCCCAACAAGCTCACGCAGTTCAACCAGTTGAACGCCGCGACGTTCCAGGCCATACCCATGCCGGGCGTCACCATGGGCGACGCCGTGCAGTTCCTGACGCAGCAGGCCCAGGCGCTGCCCGCGGGCTTCAGCTATGACTGGCAGTCCGATGCGCGCCAGTTCTCGCAGGAAGGCTCGGCCCTGATGATCACCTTCATCTTCGCCATCATCGTCATCTACCTGGTGCTGGCCGCCCAGTACGAGAGCCTGCGCGATCCGTTCATCATCCTGGTGAGCGTGCCCATGTCCATCTGCGGCGCGTTGATTCCCCTGGCGCTGGGCATGGCCACGGTGAACATCTACACGCAGATCGGCCTGGTGACGCTGATCGGGCTGATCAGCAAGCACGGGATCCTGATGGTGGAATTCGCCAATGAAATGCAGGTCAGCCATGGCCTGGACCGGCGCGCGGCGATGGAGCAGGCCGCACGCATCCGCCTGCGGCCCATCCTGATGACCACGGCCGCCATGGTCATGGGCCTGATCCCCTTGCTGTTCGCCACCGGCGCGGGCGCGAACAGCCGCTACAGCCTGGGCCTGGTCATCGTGGTGGGCCTGCTGGTGGGCACGCTCTTCACGCTGTTCGTGCTGCCCACCGTCTACACCGTTTTCGCCCGCGACCACCGGGCGGCCCACGACACGCCGCGCGCCCGCGAACTGGCGCAGGCCGACGCCGAGGACGGGCGCGCCACGGGCGCGGCCGCCTGGCACTGAGGAATCGATCATGGACACGCTTCATCTCTCCCCCCGGCTGCGCCGCGGCGCCATCGTGCTGCTGGCGGCCCTGGCCGCCGCCGGCTGCGCGGTCGGCCCCGATTACCGGCCGCCGCACCCGGCGCCCGTCGTTCTGGCCAGTCCGGAGCAGGCGCTGTTTCCCACCGACCAGCTCCAGCGCGACTGGTGGAAGCAATTGCAGGATCCGCAACTCGACCGCCTGATCGACCTGGCGCTGGCGCGCAACCACGACATCCGCATCGCGCAGGCGCGCCTTGCCGAATCGCGCGCGGCCCTGGACGAAAAGGAACTGGACAAGCTGCCCGTCGTGACGCTGGGCGGCGGCTACGAACGCAGCCTGTCGCAGGCCAACCCTGGCGCGGCCGGCGAGCGCAATCTGGCCGAGAGCTACCGCGCGGGCTTCGATGCTGCCTGGGAGCTGGACCTCTTTGGCAGGCTGCGCCGCGCCGCCGAGGGCGCCGCCGCCCGCAGCGAGGCGCAGGCCGCCGATCTGGCGCAGGCCCGCATCGTCGTCGCGGCCGAAGTGGCGCGCAACTACTTCGAGCTGCGCGGCGCCGAGCAGCGGCTGGCGGTGGCGCGCGCCAACCTGGTCAGCCAGCAGGACAGCCTGCGCGTGACCCAGGCCCTGGTGTCGGCCGGCCGCGGCGACGAGGGCGATCTGGCCAGCGCGCGGGCCGAACTGGAAACCGTGCAGGCCAGCGTGCCGGTGCAGGAGACGGCGCGGCGGCTGGCGCGCTACCGGATCGCGGTACTGGTGGGCCTGCGCCCCGTCGAACTGGGAGCGCTGGAAGCGGCCGGGCCGCTTGCGCCCCTGACGGCGCGGCTTCCCATCGGCGACGTGGGCACCTTGCTGTCGCGGCGCCCGGACGTGCTGGCCGCCGAACGCAATCTGGCCGCCGCGAACGCCGACGTGGGCGTCGCGACGGCCGACCTCTACCCGCGCATCGACCTGGGCGGCTTCCTGGGCTTTGTCGCGCTGCGCGGGGCGGACTTCGGTTCGGCGGCCAGCCGCGGATTCAGCGTGGCGGCCAGCGCCAACTGGCCAGCCTTCCATCTGCCGACGGCCTTCGCCCGCAAGCGCGGGGCCGAGGCGCGTCTGGACGGCGAGGCGGCGCGCTACGAACAGACGGTGCTGCGGGCGGTGCAGGAAGTGGAATCCGCGCTGGCGGAGTTCGGCCAGACGCAGCAGCGCCTGGGCAGCCTGGCGCAGGCCGCCGCGCACAGCGGGCGGGCCGCCGAACTGGCGCGGCTGCGCTACCGCGAGGGCAGCGCCCCGTATTTGACCGTCCTGGACGCGCAGCGTACGCTTTTGCGCGCCCAGGACGCCGTGGCCGTCGCCGAGACCGAGTCCTATACGCGCCTGGTCGCGCTGGTCAAGGCGCTGGGCGGCGGCTGGCAGGCGCCGCAGCCGGCGTCGGCGGTATCGGCGCCATCGCCGGCATCGGGGACGGGGGCCGGCCCCGGCTGACCCAGGTCCGCCGTCCGTGGCACCATAGGCACTTCTTCCGGAGCATCGAACCCCCTCATGTCTGACAGCCTGTCCCACCCGGCCGCCGCGATGCCGCACCAGCCCGCGGACCGCGTGCTCATGACCCTGAAGACGCGCGGGCCGCAATCCATCGCGGTCATCGCGCGGGCGATGGACGTGACGGCCGAGGCGGTGCGCCAGCAGATGACGCGGCTGCACGCGGACGGGCTGGTCGACGCCGAAAGCCGCAGCGCGGGCCGCGGCCGGCCCACCCAGATCTGGTTCCTGACCGAGGCCGGCCACGGCCGCTTCCCGGACACCCATGCCGAAATGACGGTGCAGATGATCGCCGCCGTGCGCCAGGTGTTCGGCGAGGAAGGCATCGACAAGCTCGTGCAGGTGCGCGAAAGCGCCATGTTCAGCAGCTACCGCCAGGCGATGCAGGACGCGCCCGGCCTGAAGGCGCGGCTCGAGCGCCTGGTCGGCGTGCGGTGCGCGGAAGGCTACATGGCCGAACTGCGCCAGGACGGCGCCGATTTCATCTTCATCGAAAACCATTGCCCCATCTGTTCGGCCGCCAAGGCCTGTATGGGCTTTTGCCGCAGCGAGCTGGAGCTGTTTCGCAAGGTGCTGGGCGAGGGCGTGCGGGTCGAGCGCGAAGAGCACATCCTGGCGGGGGCGCGGCGCTGCGCCTACCGCGTCAGCGAACGGCCATGACCCTCAAGCAGCTCGAAGCCTTCTACTGGGCCGCCACCTGCGCCAGTTTTGCCGTGGCTGCTGAACGGCTGCATCTGTCGGTGTCCTCGCTCTCCAAACGGCTCACCGAACTGGAAGACGCGCTGGGCCAGCCGCTGTTCGACCGCAGCGGCCACAAGGCCGTACTCACCGACGCGGGCCAGCGGCTGGTGCCGCAGGCCCGCAGCCTGCTGGCCGCCGCCGACCAGCTCCGCGCCTCCATGGCCGAGACGCCGGGCCTGCGCGGCCGGTGCCGTTTCGGCGTGGGCGAACTGACCGCGCTGACCTGGCTGCCGCGCCTCATCGGCGCCGTGCGCGCCGCCTATCCGGAGCTGGTGCTGGAACCCTATGTCGACATCGGGCAGGTGCTGGAGCAGCGCGTGGCGGACGGCGAACTGGACTTCGCCGTGATCGCCGGGCGCTCGTCCCGGGCGGGCATCGCTTCGTCGCCCATCGGCGAGGCGCGCTTTTCCTGGGCGGCGGCGCCCTCGGTGCTGCAACCCGGCGACACCCGCATGACGATGGCCTTGCTGGCCCGGCTGCCGCTCGTGACCTTGCCGGAAGGCGCGGGCACCACGCGCATCATCGACGACTGGCTGGGCGGACGAGAAGCCGCGGGCGAGCGCCTCTGCTGCAACAACTGGGGCGCCATCGTCGGCCTGCTGATCGAAGGGACCGGCGTGGGGCTGCTGCCCAGCCATTGGGCCGACACGCTGCAGGCCGAAGGCAGCCTGCGCGTCCTGCACGGCGAGCCCGAGCTGGCCGCCTTGCCCTACGCGTTCCAATACCGGCGCGACGACGCCCGGCCGCTGGTCGCCATGCTGCGCGGCACGGTCGCCGCCTCCGCCGATTTTTCGGCCCCCTGCCGGATCCCCTGAATCCGGGCGTCCGCAAGGCGGCCGCCACGGGCGTATAGTGGGCGGCGCGCCCACGCCGGTCTATACAATCGCCGCGCGCCTGGCGCAGAATCCAACAACAACGTGCGCAGCGGGGGATGGACCCGGCGACGCGGCACGACCCCGGGGTCTGTCCTTCCCGCCAGGCGGTGCGCCGGCGCACGAAGCGGCAGCCCTGTCGGAACCGATGGAGATCATTCATGCGTAAACTCTGCCTCGCCATGGCCATGGCGGGAATGCTGGCCACCGGATTGGCGCAGGCCCAGTCCACCTTGCGTATCGGGCTGCAGGACGACCCGGACGTGCTGGATCCGGCCCGCGCCCGCACGTTTGTCGGCCGCATCGTGTTCGCGTCGCTGTGCGACAAGCTGGTCGACATCACCCCCGACCTGAAGTTCGTGCCCCAGCTCGCGCAGTCCTGGACCGTCGGCCCGGACAAAAAGACGCTGACCTTCAAGCTGCGCACGGATGCCGTCTTCCATGACGGCACGCCCGTCAACGCCGCCGCCGTCAAGGCCAACCTGGACCGTGCCCGCACGCTGCCGGACAGCAACCGCAAGAGCGAGCTGGCCACCGTCGCCAGCGTGGACGCGCCGGATGACCAGACCGTGGTGCTGAACCTGTCGGAGCCGGACGCTTCCCTGCTGTCCCAACTGTCCGACCGCGCCGGCATGATGATTTCGCCCGACAGCTTCGACAAGGATCCCGGCGGCAAGCCCGTGTGCTCGGGTCCGTACCAGTTCAAGGAGCGCGTGCAGAACGACCGCATCGTGCTCGAGAAATTCCCCAAGTACTGGGACGCGGCCAATTACCACTTTGACCGCCTCGTCTACACGCCGATTCCGGACAACACCGTGCGCCTGAACAACCTGCGCGCGGGCGACCTGGACATCATCGAGCGCGTGGCGCCCAGCGACACCAAGGCCGTCAAGGACGATCCCAGCCTGCGTCTGGCGCCGGTGACCGGCCTGGGCTTCCAGTCCATCTCGGTGAACATCGCCAACGGCGCGCGCGCCGACCATCCGCTCGCCAAGGACAAGCGCGTCCGCCAGGCGCTGGATCTGGCCATCGACCGCGACGTGCTGAACCAGGTGATCGGCGAAGGCATGTTCCAGCCGGCGTACCAGCCGTTTCCGCCGGCCAGCTTCGCCTACAACAAGTCGTTCGACCGCGCGGGCCGCGATCCCAAAAAGGCGCAGGCCCTGCTGAAGGAAGCCGGCTACGACCGCGTCAAGGTCGAGATCACCTTCGGCAACAACACCACGATGCAGCAGGTCTTTGAACTGGTGCAGGCCATGGGCGCCGAAGCGGGCTTCGACATCACCCTGCGTCCCGTCGAATTCGCCTCGCTGCAATCCTCGCTGGCGCGCGGCGACTTCCAGGTCGGCCAGAACGGCTGGTCCGGCCGCGTCGATCCCAGCGGCAATATCCACCAATACCTGAGCTGCAAGGGCAACCTGAACGACGGCAAGTTCTGCGACGCCGGCATCGACAAGCTGCTCAACGACGCCCGCGCCGAGGCCGACACCGCCAAGCGCCGCGCCATGTACGACCAGGTGCTGACCGCGATGCAGGACCAGCGTCCCATCATCTATCTGTTCTACCTGCCCTGGACGTTCGGCGTGCAGAGCAAGGTGGAAGGGTTTGTGCCCTATCCCGACGGCCTGATCCGCCTCAAGGGCGTATCCAGGAAGTAAAGCCCCAGGCCCGCAGATGCGGGCCTCTTCACGCGCGGCGCACATTGCAGGTGTCTGACACCCACCCGCCCACAACAGGACCCACCATGTTTACGACTCGCCCGGAAATCCTCGGCACCTTCGGTGTCGTGACGTCCACCCATTGGCTGGCCAGCTCGGCCGGCATGTCGCTGCTGGAGCGCGGCGGCAATGCGTTCGATGCCTGCGTCGCCTCGGCGTTCGTGCTGCAGGTCGTCGAACCCCACCTCGTGGGGCCGGCCGGCGAAGTGCCGGCCGTCTTCTATTCCGCGCGCACCCGCAAGGTCGAGGTGCTGTGCGGGCAGGGCACGACGCCCGCCGCCGCCACGCTCGAGCGCTACCGCGCCGAAGGCCTCAAGCTCATTCCCGGCAACGGCCTGCTGGCCACCGTGATCCCGGGCGCCTTCGACGCCTGGATGCTGCTGCTGCGCGACCACGGCACGATGCGCGTGCGCGACGTGCTAGAACCCGCCATCTACTATGCCGAGCACGGCCACGCCCTGATGCCGCGCATCTCCAACACCATCGCCGGCCTGAAGGACTTCTTCCAGACGCACTGGCCCACGACCGCCCAGGTGTACGTGCCGGGCGGCCAGGTGCCGCAGGCCCGCAAGCTGTTCCGCAACCCGGCGCTCGCCCGCACCTGGACCCGCGTGCTGCAAGCGGCCGAAGCGGCCGGCGCCGACCGTGAACGCCAGATCGAGGCCGCGCGCGACGCGTTCTACCGCGGCTTCATCGCCGAAGAAATCGACCGTTTCGCCCGCAACACCGACGTCATGGACGAAAGCGGCACGACCCACCGCGGCGTCATCACGGCCGACGACCTGGCCGGCTGGTCCGCCAGCTACGACACGCCGCTCACCTACGACTACCACGGCTACACGGTCGCCAAGGCGGGCGCCTGGAGCCAGGGCCCCGTGTTCCTGCAGACGCTGGCCATCCTGAAGGATATGGACCTGGCTGGCGTCAGCCCCACCAGCGCCGAGTTCATCCACCGCGTCACCGAGGCCATGAAGCTCGCCTTTGCGGACCGCGAAGCCTATTACGGCGATCCGGCCTTCATCGACGTGCCGCTGGACCATCTGCTTTCGGATGCCTACAGCGCCGAACGCCGCAAGCTGATCGGCGAGACCGCATCGCGCGACCTGCTGCCGGGCCGGGTGCCCGGCTTCGAGGCCCAGGTGGCCCGCGTCATGGACACGCTCGAACGCCTGTCGCCCGTGACCGCGCCGGGCAGCGCTACGAACGAGCCGACGCTCGCCGACATGCGCGCCTCGGCCAAGCGCGGCGACACCACGCATGTGGACGTCATCGACCGTTGGGGCAACATGATCTCGGCGACGCCTTCGGGCGGCTGGTTCCAGTCCTCGCCCGTCATTCCGGCGCTTGGGTTCGGCCTGAACACCCGCGCCCAGATGTTCTGGCTGGAAGAGGGCTTGCCGGGCACGCTGGCGCCGGGCAAGCGTCCGCGCACCACGCTGACCCCGTCGCTGGCGCTGCGCGACGGCGTGCCTTACCTGGCGTTCGGCACGCCGGGCGGCGACCAGCAGGAGCAGTGGCAGTTGCTGTTCTTCCTGCGTCACGTGCACCATGGCCTGAACCTGCAGGAAGCCATCGACCTGCCCATGTCGCACACCATGCATTTCCCCACGTCCTTCTATCCCCGTGACCGCAAGCCGGGGCACCTGGCGCTGGAGGCCAGCTTCGGCGCCGAGGTGATCGAGGCGCTGCGCCGCCGCGGGCACCAGATCGAGGAAGTGCCGGAATGGTCGGTGGGACGGCTGACCGCGGCCTCGCGCGATCCCGACGGCCTGCTGCACGCGGCGGCCACGCCGCGCCTGATGCAGGCCTACGCGGTCGGGCGCTGAAGCGGCGGTTCTCGACGGCTGACGGCGGCTCACGAAGGCCCACGTCGGCCCATGGCGGCGCCCGGCGATTCATCGGGACTTGAGGCGTCTTGTAGTGTCTTGTGGCGTTTTGTGGCGTCTTTCCGGATCTTTTGGGATCTTTTGGCGTCTTGCGGCGGCTTACCCGCATAGGGTATGTTTGTGGAATGACGCCATCCGAGCAGAGCCTGGCTACAGCGGCTCGACCCCTCACGGGAACAGAACCTCTTTTCATCGTCCTCAACACCGGATCGGGGCGCGGCGACGCGCAGGTCCTGCAGGACACCATCCGGCGCATCCTCGACGAGGCCGGGCGGCGATACGACCTGATGTCGGTGGACGATCCGTCGCGCCTGACTGACGTCGCGCGGCAGGCGGTCAAACGCGCGCAGGACGAGCAGGGCGTCGTCATCGCCGCGGGCGGCGACGGCACGCTCAACGCCGTCGCGGCCACGGTCCTGGGGCAGGGCGTGCCCTTCGGCATCCTGCCGCAGGGCACCTTCAACTATTTCGGCCGCACCTACGGCATCTCGCAAGAGACCGAAGTCGCCCTGCGCGGCTTTCTGAAAGGCCGCATCCAGCCGGTGCAGGTCGGCCTGCTCAACGGCCGGCCGTTCCTCGTCAACGCCAGCCTCGGCCTGTATCCGCAACTGCTCGAAGACCGCGAAGCCTACAAGCAACGCTACGGCCGCAGGCGCTGGGTCGCCCTGTGGTCGGGCCTGGTCACGCTGATGCGCGAACCGCGCCAGCTCAGCCTGCAGCTCGAGTTCGAGGGCAAGGCGCGCAGCCTGCGGTCGCCAACGCTCGTGGTGGGCAACAACAAGCTGCAGCTCGAGCACGTCGGCATCGACAACGAAGAGCTCGACCGCAATCGGCTGGTCGCCATGGCCGCGCGCCCCGTGGGCACGCTTGCCCTGTACGGCCTGTTGCTGCGCGGCCTGCTCAGCCGGCTGGGCGAGGCCGAGCATGTCATCAGTTTCGCCTTCGACACAATGACGGTGCGCGTGCGCGGCCGCCGGCGGGTCAAGGTCGCGATGGACGGCGAGATCTCCTGGATGGACACGCCGCTCGAATTCAAGGTGGCGGACGATCGCCTGCCCCTGGTGGTGCCGACGGACGCCGAGTACCTGGACCGCTCATGACGCGGATCCTGCATCTGTCAGACACGCATTTCGGCACTGAGCGCAAGGCGGTCGTCGAGGCCGTGCTGGACGTGGCCCGGCAGGTGTCGCCGGACCTGGTCGTGCTGAGCGGCGACATTACCCAGCGCGCCCGACGCGCCCAGTTCGCCGCCGCGCGCCGATTCATCGAACGCCTGTCACTGCCCGTGCTGGCGGTGCCCGGCAATCATGACATCCCGCTGTTCAACGTCTTCGCGCGGGTGCTCAACCCCTACGGCAATTACAAGCGCGCGCTGGGCCCGATCCTCGAACCCGTGTTCGAAAGCCCCGGCGTGCTGGCCATCGGCGTGAACACCACGCGGCCCAGGCGCCACAAGGACGGCGAAATCTCCGACGCCCAGATCGCCCGCGTCGCCCAGCGGCTGCGCCAGGCCCGTCCCGGGCAGTTGCGCATCGTCGTGGCGCACCATCCCGTGCGGGCCAAGGTGGAATCGGACCTGTCCAATCTCCTGATCGGCCGCGAGCGCGCGCTCGCCGCGTGGGCGCAGGCCGGTGTCGACCTCGTGCTGGGCGGTCACATACACTTGCCCTACGTGTTGCCGCTGACGGCATCGTCGGGGCCGGCGGGCTGGATCGTCCAGGCCGGCACTGCCTGTTCGCAGCGTGTCCGGGGCAGCGTGCCCAATTCGGTGGGCCTGATCACCCGGTCGGTCGAAGACGGCCAGCAGGTCTGCCACGTCGAGCGGTGGGACTATGCGGCCGGCGCAAGCGCCTTCGCACCTGTCGACAAAACGCTGGTCACGCTGGTGCAGTAAGCGCGCACTTCGCGCATTTTTTCAATTTGATGGCGTACTCATGACCGATGTCTATGCGGCATGGGCCGCGGCCCATGCCCTCCAATTGTTTGTCGCGCTGCCGCTCGTGGCCGGCGCCGCGTCGCTGCTGTTCATGCGCTGGCACGGCCGGCTGTCCGCCGGCGGCCGCACCGCGCTCTTCGCCGCCACGGCCCTGGCAGCGTTCGGGACGTTTCTGGCGTTGGCCGTGGCCGTCGACAGCCGCGGGACGATCGTCGCCTTCGACAGCGCGCTGGCCGACGCGCTGAGCATGTCCATGTCCACGTCGATGCTGTGGCTGCTGTCCTGGATCACCTATCTGGGCGACCGCAACCTGCTCACGGTGTTCAGCGTGCTGATGACGCTGGGCCTGCTCTGGCGCGGGATGTGGCAGCTTGCGCTCTTTTGCGCCATCACAACCGGCCTGGGCGGGGCGCTCAACTGGCTGCTCAAGCACACCTTCGAACGCGTTCGGCCGGAACACGACCACGGCTACGCGATGGCAAGCGGCTGGAGTTTCCCCAGCGGTCATTCCTCGGCCGCCATGGCCGTGTACGGGACGGCCTGCTACCTGATGTGGCGCCTGGCTCCGCCCGCCTGGCGCATGCCCTGCGTGGCCGGCATGACCGCGCTCATCGTGGCGATCGGCCTGAGCCGCATCCTGCTGCAGGTGCATTTTGCGAGCGATGTGGTCGCCGGGCTGGCGGTGAGCCTGGGGTGGCTGGTGCTATGCGTGGCGGCCTGCGAACGGCTGCACATGTCAGGGGCGGCGGTTCAGCGCGTCCAGTAGGCACGACCCGGCCCGGTCGACGCCATCGGTCGGCAACGGCGCGCACGTGTAGCGCCCGCCCGCGCGGGCGATGGCCCGGTCGAGTTGCCGCATCCGGTCGTCGGGCGGCGGGTCCAGATCGATGATCAGCTTGCCAGCGATGGGCGCCGTCACCTGGCCGTCGCTGAACCGCTCCAGGGTGCGGTCGATCTCGCGCTCCCGGGGCAGGGCCAGCACGATGGTGTCCGACTCCGCCAGCGCCTCGCGCGCCGACGTCGCCAGCGTTGCGTTGCCGCGGAACGCCTCGCAGCGCGCCGCTTCGACATCGTAGAGCGTCAACGCAATGTCGGGATCGGCGGCCAGCAACTGCCGCGCCGCCCGCGTGCCGATGCTGCCCATGCCGACGATGCTGACGCGCCGGCTCATGGCTTGGGCACCGACCACGTGCTCACGATATGGGCAAGCGGCTCATCCGAGCCATCGCCCGTCAGCACGACTTCCCCCGCGGACAGCCGGCCCACCTTCAGCAGGCGGGCATGGGCATGGATGGCGC includes:
- a CDS encoding MexW/MexI family multidrug efflux RND transporter permease subunit, whose protein sequence is MKFTDLFVRRPVLALVVSTLILLLGIKALSGLPVRQYPLTESTTITITTQYPGASPDLMQGFVTQPIAQSVATVEGIDYLSSSSTQGRSVITVRMKLNADSNKAMTEVMAKVNEVKYRLPQDVYDPVLVKSAGEATAVAYVGFSSTDLSLAALTDYLSRVVQPQLSSIDGVASVELYGGQKLAMRVWLDPNRMAARGISAGELAEALRENNVQAAPGQAKGLYVVSNIQVNTDLVSVAEFRDMVVKREGDAIVRLGDVATVELGAASTDSSGLMDGEPAVYFGLNATPVGNPLVIVKRLNELLPNIKQNLPPGTSVQVPFELARFISASIDGVTQTLLEAIVIVVAVIFLCLGSLRAVLIPVVTIPLSMLGGAAIMALFGFSVNLLTLLAMVLAIGLVVDDAIVVVENVHRHIEEGKSPVRAALIGAREVAGPVIAMTITLAAVYAPIGLMGGLTGSLFKEFAFTLAGAVVVSGVIALTLSPVMSSFLLNGRVADGWMARKAEHFFGRLGDAYGRVLDVSLHHRWVTGVLAVAVLASLPFLYNAAQQELAPVEDQSTVLTAIKSPQQANIDYVEKFGRKWDDVMKTLPEQKGRWLINGSDGVSNSIGGVDFVDWQDRTRSADEIQADMQSMANQIEGSNIFAFQLPSLPGSTGGLPVQMVLMSASDYAVVYEAMEGLKRAARESGLFMVVDSDLDYNNPVVQLKVDRAKANSLGVTMKAIGDTLAVLVGENYVNRFGMDGRSYDVIPQSSPEQRISPQALAQYHVKSATGAQVPLSNLVSVSMGVEPNKLTQFNQLNAATFQAIPMPGVTMGDAVQFLTQQAQALPAGFSYDWQSDARQFSQEGSALMITFIFAIIVIYLVLAAQYESLRDPFIILVSVPMSICGALIPLALGMATVNIYTQIGLVTLIGLISKHGILMVEFANEMQVSHGLDRRAAMEQAARIRLRPILMTTAAMVMGLIPLLFATGAGANSRYSLGLVIVVGLLVGTLFTLFVLPTVYTVFARDHRAAHDTPRARELAQADAEDGRATGAAAWH
- a CDS encoding efflux transporter outer membrane subunit, which produces MDTLHLSPRLRRGAIVLLAALAAAGCAVGPDYRPPHPAPVVLASPEQALFPTDQLQRDWWKQLQDPQLDRLIDLALARNHDIRIAQARLAESRAALDEKELDKLPVVTLGGGYERSLSQANPGAAGERNLAESYRAGFDAAWELDLFGRLRRAAEGAAARSEAQAADLAQARIVVAAEVARNYFELRGAEQRLAVARANLVSQQDSLRVTQALVSAGRGDEGDLASARAELETVQASVPVQETARRLARYRIAVLVGLRPVELGALEAAGPLAPLTARLPIGDVGTLLSRRPDVLAAERNLAAANADVGVATADLYPRIDLGGFLGFVALRGADFGSAASRGFSVAASANWPAFHLPTAFARKRGAEARLDGEAARYEQTVLRAVQEVESALAEFGQTQQRLGSLAQAAAHSGRAAELARLRYREGSAPYLTVLDAQRTLLRAQDAVAVAETESYTRLVALVKALGGGWQAPQPASAVSAPSPASGTGAGPG
- a CDS encoding metalloregulator ArsR/SmtB family transcription factor; this encodes MSDSLSHPAAAMPHQPADRVLMTLKTRGPQSIAVIARAMDVTAEAVRQQMTRLHADGLVDAESRSAGRGRPTQIWFLTEAGHGRFPDTHAEMTVQMIAAVRQVFGEEGIDKLVQVRESAMFSSYRQAMQDAPGLKARLERLVGVRCAEGYMAELRQDGADFIFIENHCPICSAAKACMGFCRSELELFRKVLGEGVRVEREEHILAGARRCAYRVSERP
- a CDS encoding LysR family transcriptional regulator gives rise to the protein MTLKQLEAFYWAATCASFAVAAERLHLSVSSLSKRLTELEDALGQPLFDRSGHKAVLTDAGQRLVPQARSLLAAADQLRASMAETPGLRGRCRFGVGELTALTWLPRLIGAVRAAYPELVLEPYVDIGQVLEQRVADGELDFAVIAGRSSRAGIASSPIGEARFSWAAAPSVLQPGDTRMTMALLARLPLVTLPEGAGTTRIIDDWLGGREAAGERLCCNNWGAIVGLLIEGTGVGLLPSHWADTLQAEGSLRVLHGEPELAALPYAFQYRRDDARPLVAMLRGTVAASADFSAPCRIP
- a CDS encoding ABC transporter substrate-binding protein is translated as MRKLCLAMAMAGMLATGLAQAQSTLRIGLQDDPDVLDPARARTFVGRIVFASLCDKLVDITPDLKFVPQLAQSWTVGPDKKTLTFKLRTDAVFHDGTPVNAAAVKANLDRARTLPDSNRKSELATVASVDAPDDQTVVLNLSEPDASLLSQLSDRAGMMISPDSFDKDPGGKPVCSGPYQFKERVQNDRIVLEKFPKYWDAANYHFDRLVYTPIPDNTVRLNNLRAGDLDIIERVAPSDTKAVKDDPSLRLAPVTGLGFQSISVNIANGARADHPLAKDKRVRQALDLAIDRDVLNQVIGEGMFQPAYQPFPPASFAYNKSFDRAGRDPKKAQALLKEAGYDRVKVEITFGNNTTMQQVFELVQAMGAEAGFDITLRPVEFASLQSSLARGDFQVGQNGWSGRVDPSGNIHQYLSCKGNLNDGKFCDAGIDKLLNDARAEADTAKRRAMYDQVLTAMQDQRPIIYLFYLPWTFGVQSKVEGFVPYPDGLIRLKGVSRK